GCGCCCGCACCTTCAGCGGGCCCTCGGCCGACGCGGTTTCACGCTGGCCTATTCGGCACTGTCGCTTGCCGTCCTGGGCTGGTTGATCGCGGCCGCGGGCCGGGCGCCCTATGTGCCGCTGTGGACCTGGGCCCCCTGGCAGTATCTTGTCCCCCTTGTCGTCATGCTGCCGGTCTGCCTGATCCTGTCACTGGCCATCGCGCGCCCCAATCCGTTTTCCTTTGGCGGAGCCCGGAACGAGACGTTCGATCCGGCCCGTCCGGGGATCGTGCGCCTGAACCGCCATCCGCTGCTTCTCGCGCTGGCGCTGTGGGGGACGGTCCATGTCGTGCCGAACGGTGACCTTGCGCATGTGATCCTGTTCGGCACTTTCACCGGTTTCGCACTTCTTGGGCGACGCCTGATCGACCGTCGCAAACGGCGCGAGATGGGCAAGGATTGGGACGCTTTGGCCGCAAAGGTCAAAGGCGCGGCACCCCTGCCGTTGCCGCTGCTGCGCCTTGTGACGGGTTTGGCCCTTTATCTGCTGCTGATCGCCGCGCACCCGTTACTCTTCGGGGTCAGCCCCTTGCCGTGACCATCAGGTCGAATGGTCGTCGATTAAGGGATTGGGTCTTGCGAACCTCTCCAGATCGGCCTGATCGCCAATCGCAATGCGCGTGCCCTCGACCGTGACGCCGTATGGTTGCAACCCCTTGAAGGCGCGGCTCAGATTCTCGGGCGTCATGCCCAGCACGGAAGCCAGCCGCCGCTTTTCGAAATCCAGATCGAACGCGGCAGCCCCACCGGCGCGCTTTTGATAGCGCAGCAGATAGTTTGCCAGCCGTTCCAGCGAGGTCCGAAGCTTCAAGTCCTTCTGAGCCTTGATGACCGACCGATAGCACTGCGCCAGCTCTG
This sequence is a window from Paracoccus zhejiangensis. Protein-coding genes within it:
- a CDS encoding NnrU family protein; the encoded protein is MDWLEFTAAFAAFFLTHSLPLRPAVRPHLQRALGRRGFTLAYSALSLAVLGWLIAAAGRAPYVPLWTWAPWQYLVPLVVMLPVCLILSLAIARPNPFSFGGARNETFDPARPGIVRLNRHPLLLALALWGTVHVVPNGDLAHVILFGTFTGFALLGRRLIDRRKRREMGKDWDALAAKVKGAAPLPLPLLRLVTGLALYLLLIAAHPLLFGVSPLP